From a region of the Luteibaculum oceani genome:
- a CDS encoding response regulator yields MKKILVIEDNPDVRENICEVLELASYDVIPASDGYEGVKKAKDVSPDLILCDIMMPGLDGYGVLYMLSKNPETANIPFIYLSAKADKSDIRKGMNLGADDYLTKPFEEMELLNAVETRLKKHEQYQIRGEGVEALENLVHDVRGKEALQELKENTTHKTFKAKEDIYREGDSSNNLFFIYKGKVKLWRISETGKELITTLAAPNDYFGYTSIIEGEPYPDTATALEETEIAIIGRTQFLDLMKQHRDIANLFIKLLSNNLAEKEARLLKLAYSSVRERVADSIKNFLSKQDHNIISVARDDLAHLAGTATETLIRVLSDFKEEGIIEINGREIRVIKPERFDDIYRFV; encoded by the coding sequence ATGAAGAAAATATTAGTCATTGAGGATAACCCAGATGTAAGGGAAAATATTTGTGAGGTATTAGAATTAGCCAGTTATGATGTTATTCCTGCATCCGATGGTTATGAGGGGGTTAAAAAGGCAAAGGACGTTAGTCCAGACCTTATACTTTGTGATATTATGATGCCAGGTCTCGATGGATACGGCGTTTTATATATGTTGAGCAAAAACCCCGAAACGGCAAATATTCCTTTCATTTATTTGTCTGCCAAGGCGGATAAAAGTGATATCAGAAAGGGAATGAACCTTGGGGCGGACGATTATCTCACCAAGCCATTTGAAGAAATGGAACTGCTGAATGCAGTAGAAACACGTTTGAAAAAGCACGAGCAATACCAAATTCGTGGTGAGGGAGTAGAAGCACTGGAAAATCTTGTTCACGATGTTAGAGGTAAAGAGGCCTTACAGGAGTTAAAGGAAAATACCACGCACAAAACTTTTAAGGCAAAGGAGGATATTTATCGCGAAGGTGATAGCAGCAATAATCTGTTCTTTATTTACAAAGGAAAGGTTAAGCTTTGGAGAATAAGCGAAACCGGTAAGGAGCTTATAACCACTTTAGCCGCACCAAACGATTATTTTGGGTATACCTCTATTATTGAAGGAGAACCTTATCCAGATACTGCGACGGCACTGGAGGAAACGGAAATTGCAATCATTGGAAGAACGCAGTTTCTAGACCTAATGAAGCAACATAGAGATATAGCTAATCTCTTTATCAAATTGTTGAGTAACAACCTTGCGGAAAAGGAGGCGAGACTATTAAAATTGGCTTATTCTTCGGTAAGAGAAAGAGTAGCCGACTCCATTAAGAACTTCCTTTCTAAGCAAGACCATAATATAATCTCTGTTGCCAGAGACGATTTGGCCCACTTGGCTGGAACGGCAACCGAAACATTAATTAGGGTATTATCCGACTTTAAGGAAGAAGGGATAATCGAAATCAACGGACGAGAAATTCGAGTGATTAAGCCCGAGAGATTCGATGATATCTATCGTTTCGTTTAA